Proteins encoded by one window of Candidatus Paceibacterota bacterium:
- a CDS encoding cupin domain-containing protein, with product TIYSPAHHKDGIVRATKEEAESNEAEFDGITTED from the coding sequence ATACGATTTATTCACCCGCCCACCACAAAGACGGAATTGTAAGGGCAACAAAAGAAGAAGCTGAGTCAAACGAAGCAGAATTTGACGGCATAACAACAGAAGATTAA